One window of the Candidatus Saccharibacteria bacterium genome contains the following:
- a CDS encoding ATP-dependent Clp protease ATP-binding subunit: MQPDYQEFSNYLTENARRSLAHAGTIARGLGDAYIGTEHLLLGVMAQDGSLGGKILEDAGVTLSKAQVALKLSPKNIVINMGAKGYSETAKLTLRMAYDVAQDYGQDFCGTEHILYSLLSQKNSRASVLLRDMNVNTDSIVRELENFLSRQFDDADHETVEPGSRRTSRKTQRSSKSMLDQFGTDLTAQARGGKLDPVVGREPQIKRVVTILNRRTKNNPVLIGEPGVGKTAIVEGLAQRIINEDVPDSLLDKRIVMLDLAAMVAGTKYRGEFEERLKKVMAELEGDKRTVVFIDELHLIVGAGAAEGSMDAGNILKPALARGKIQVIGATTTAEYTKHVEKDAALERRFQPIQVPETTVPETIAILKGLRKHYEEFHGVSISDEVIDDTVNFAKRYIQDRFMPDKAIDLLDETAAALRVEKGKTSPEVRKLQKELKLVNARIDDAVDLEDYERAARSKTRASQIQKQLDELYKTTKTGKQLVMTSDNVAEVVSRITGVPVRKVIKSEAKYLLQLEKNIARHVIGQTEAVEVVSRAIRRNRSGISAASRPIGSFIFLGPTGVGKTELARVLAREFFGSESALIKIDMSEFGEHHNVSRLVGAPAGYVGYDDGGQLTDKIRRQPYSLVLFDEIEKAHPDVFNMLLQVLEDGYLTDAKGRRIDFTNTIVIMTSNIGADKLQKEAALGFQAGRRADFDDLDAMHEQNKDDVMARLKKELRPELLNRIDKVVVFRGLTKKDIYRIIDLQVEELRKRLQKHGVSVQLTTGAKQYLLEHGYDAKNGVRPLRRLIQDTIEDQLALDILDDKYTKGDIIHVGSRDDSLTYATHAE, encoded by the coding sequence ATGCAACCAGACTATCAAGAATTCTCTAATTACCTGACCGAAAACGCGCGCCGTAGTCTCGCACACGCTGGTACAATTGCTCGTGGTCTTGGTGATGCTTACATTGGTACCGAGCACTTGTTACTCGGTGTTATGGCGCAAGATGGCAGTTTGGGCGGAAAAATCCTCGAAGATGCGGGCGTTACCCTTAGCAAGGCGCAGGTTGCACTCAAGCTGTCGCCAAAAAACATTGTTATAAATATGGGCGCTAAAGGCTACAGCGAAACAGCAAAACTGACCCTTCGCATGGCCTACGATGTTGCGCAGGACTACGGCCAAGATTTCTGTGGTACAGAACATATTCTGTATAGTTTGCTTAGTCAAAAAAATTCTCGCGCAAGTGTTTTGCTGCGCGATATGAACGTAAACACCGACAGTATTGTCCGCGAGCTCGAAAACTTCCTGAGTCGCCAGTTTGACGATGCAGACCACGAAACCGTGGAGCCTGGTTCGCGGCGAACATCCCGAAAAACCCAGCGCAGCAGCAAAAGTATGCTTGACCAGTTTGGCACCGATTTGACGGCGCAGGCGCGCGGCGGCAAGCTTGACCCGGTGGTAGGCCGCGAGCCGCAGATTAAACGAGTGGTGACCATACTAAACCGGCGCACAAAAAACAATCCGGTGCTCATAGGTGAGCCAGGTGTTGGCAAAACGGCCATAGTCGAGGGTCTCGCGCAACGAATTATTAACGAAGATGTTCCGGACAGTTTGCTCGACAAACGTATTGTTATGCTCGACCTTGCTGCCATGGTCGCCGGTACAAAATACCGTGGAGAGTTTGAAGAACGGCTTAAAAAAGTCATGGCTGAGCTAGAGGGAGATAAGCGCACCGTTGTGTTCATAGATGAGCTTCATCTTATTGTTGGTGCTGGTGCGGCCGAGGGCTCTATGGACGCAGGTAACATTCTGAAGCCTGCGCTGGCTCGCGGAAAAATTCAGGTTATTGGGGCAACAACAACGGCGGAGTACACGAAACATGTCGAGAAAGACGCAGCACTTGAGCGGCGTTTCCAGCCTATCCAAGTGCCAGAAACAACCGTCCCGGAAACTATTGCCATACTGAAGGGGCTGCGAAAACATTATGAAGAGTTCCACGGAGTCAGCATTAGTGACGAGGTTATCGACGACACCGTAAACTTTGCCAAGCGTTACATTCAAGACAGGTTTATGCCAGACAAGGCAATTGATTTGCTGGACGAGACTGCAGCTGCCTTGCGTGTAGAGAAGGGCAAGACGAGTCCAGAGGTACGCAAGCTCCAAAAGGAACTGAAACTAGTAAATGCACGCATAGATGACGCAGTCGACCTAGAAGATTATGAACGTGCTGCCCGTAGCAAAACCAGAGCTTCACAGATTCAGAAGCAACTCGATGAGCTGTACAAAACCACCAAAACAGGCAAACAGCTTGTCATGACTAGCGACAATGTTGCAGAGGTTGTCTCGCGTATTACGGGTGTACCGGTTCGAAAGGTCATAAAAAGCGAGGCAAAGTATTTGCTGCAGCTCGAAAAGAACATAGCCCGGCATGTAATTGGTCAAACAGAGGCAGTCGAAGTAGTGAGCCGAGCAATTCGGCGGAACCGAAGTGGTATAAGCGCAGCCAGCCGACCGATTGGCTCTTTTATATTCCTTGGTCCGACAGGAGTCGGTAAGACCGAACTAGCGAGGGTGCTGGCAAGAGAATTCTTTGGTTCGGAGAGTGCGCTCATAAAAATTGATATGAGTGAATTTGGCGAACACCACAATGTTTCAAGGCTGGTGGGTGCCCCAGCCGGCTATGTTGGTTATGACGACGGCGGGCAGCTCACCGACAAAATTCGTCGGCAGCCATACAGTCTCGTGCTTTTTGACGAAATAGAAAAAGCGCACCCAGATGTATTCAATATGCTGCTGCAGGTTCTTGAAGACGGCTATCTGACCGACGCAAAAGGTCGCCGAATTGATTTCACAAACACCATAGTTATTATGACCAGTAACATTGGTGCTGACAAGCTCCAGAAAGAGGCAGCCCTAGGCTTTCAGGCTGGACGCAGGGCAGACTTTGATGACCTCGACGCTATGCATGAACAAAACAAAGATGACGTCATGGCTCGGCTGAAAAAAGAGCTGCGACCCGAACTGCTCAACCGAATAGACAAGGTTGTCGTTTTTCGGGGTCTTACGAAAAAAGACATCTACCGTATCATAGACCTGCAAGTCGAAGAGCTCCGCAAACGCCTGCAGAAACACGGCGTCAGCGTCCAACTCACCACCGGCGCAAAACAATATTTGCTTGAACATGGCTACGATGCGAAAAACGGTGTTCGTCCCTTGCGCCGGCTCATTCAAGACACCATAGAAGACCAGCTGGCTCTCGATATCCTCGACGACAAATATACCAAAGGCGATATTATCCACGTCGGTTCGCGTGATGATTCGCTCACCTACGCCACGCACGCCGAGTAG
- a CDS encoding YraN family protein: MSNYSSGHRAEQVAAEYLEKQGYTIVELNWRHARAEIDIIAQKRPRFRRPGPLVFFEVKHRKTDNQGRGLDYITPKKLEQMRFAAELYVSLQCYNGKYTLGGIELSGSDYHITQVLDTIMA; encoded by the coding sequence GTGAGTAACTATTCGTCAGGGCACAGAGCGGAGCAGGTTGCTGCGGAGTATTTGGAGAAGCAGGGCTACACCATCGTTGAGCTGAACTGGCGGCATGCGAGAGCAGAGATAGATATAATTGCCCAAAAGCGTCCACGCTTTCGTCGCCCCGGTCCACTGGTATTTTTTGAAGTTAAACATCGCAAAACAGATAACCAAGGTCGCGGCCTCGACTACATAACGCCAAAGAAACTAGAGCAAATGCGCTTCGCCGCCGAGCTGTATGTTTCTTTGCAGTGCTATAATGGTAAATATACACTGGGTGGTATTGAACTAAGTGGTAGCGACTACCATATTACACAAGTACTCGATACTATTATGGCTTAA
- the nusA gene encoding transcription termination/antitermination protein NusA, with the protein MDMDFKQLAVAIQAIAEEKNLPEDTVKEVVEQALAAAYRRDYGEREQEVRVSMNLHSGEVDAYVSKEVVEKVGDEDFEISLDDAKKLKKDVAIGEFVELHEKVTTFGRVAAQTAKQVILQRLREAEREIVLAEYEDKIGTVINAMVSRVEGMIVRLELGKAQGIMPKSEQIQGERYYPSQRLKVFLKDVERGPRGPQLVVSRGNTQFMEWLFRAEVPEMDAGAVEIKNIAREAGVRSKIAVASTVPGVDPVGTFVGGHGTRVNAVVGEVGEQEKIDIIVFAEDTAQYIMNALSPTKVNRVVIDEAAKRAKVFVPEDQLSIAIGRGGQNVRLASKLVGYELDIEAENAPVVEGEPQVKELPKQPRLKKKEQLESSLLDAIEEHGE; encoded by the coding sequence ATGGATATGGATTTTAAACAACTAGCAGTAGCTATTCAGGCTATAGCCGAAGAAAAGAATTTGCCGGAAGATACGGTAAAAGAAGTGGTAGAGCAGGCGCTTGCGGCAGCCTACCGGCGCGATTATGGTGAGCGTGAACAAGAAGTGCGCGTGAGCATGAACTTGCACAGCGGTGAAGTAGATGCGTACGTCAGCAAAGAAGTGGTAGAGAAAGTTGGTGACGAAGATTTTGAAATAAGCCTAGACGATGCCAAGAAGCTTAAGAAAGATGTGGCCATTGGCGAGTTTGTTGAGCTGCACGAAAAGGTAACCACCTTTGGCCGCGTGGCAGCGCAGACCGCCAAGCAGGTTATATTGCAGCGTTTGCGCGAAGCAGAACGTGAGATTGTGCTTGCCGAGTATGAAGACAAAATCGGCACTGTCATCAACGCTATGGTCAGCCGTGTTGAGGGCATGATTGTCCGGCTGGAACTGGGCAAGGCGCAGGGTATTATGCCCAAGAGCGAACAGATTCAGGGTGAGCGCTACTACCCAAGCCAGCGGCTCAAGGTGTTCCTAAAAGATGTCGAACGAGGCCCTCGCGGTCCGCAGCTCGTCGTTTCACGAGGAAACACACAGTTTATGGAGTGGCTGTTCCGCGCCGAGGTACCAGAAATGGATGCCGGTGCGGTGGAAATAAAGAACATTGCCCGTGAGGCTGGTGTTCGCAGCAAAATTGCGGTTGCTAGCACCGTGCCAGGTGTAGACCCAGTGGGAACATTCGTTGGCGGCCATGGGACGCGTGTGAATGCGGTTGTGGGTGAAGTGGGCGAACAGGAAAAGATTGACATAATTGTCTTTGCCGAAGACACAGCGCAGTACATTATGAACGCGCTCAGCCCGACTAAAGTAAACCGCGTCGTCATAGATGAAGCTGCCAAGCGCGCCAAAGTATTTGTGCCAGAAGACCAGTTAAGCATTGCCATTGGCCGTGGTGGTCAAAACGTACGGCTTGCCAGCAAACTTGTTGGCTATGAGCTCGATATAGAGGCAGAGAATGCGCCCGTAGTTGAAGGCGAACCACAGGTGAAAGAGCTGCCAAAACAGCCGCGCCTCAAGAAAAAAGAACAACTCGAGAGCTCCCTCCTAGACGCCATCGAAGAACACGGGGAATAA
- a CDS encoding M1 family metallopeptidase, translating to MKKVTRLYTQFQPEKYELEIRLDEDSMRFSGRVVVAGKKVGRPSQRLTFHANGVKVTSGKIVRRDKKGEAELPLARINHHKSFQEVRLHTESMAYPGEYTVTMEFEGKITDGMTGIYPCYWKDADGKEQKLFATQFESHHAREAFPCIDEPEAKAVFELTLMTQEGVQVLSNTPIAEQGGIKESRSRGVKGASSTSGHLQTTNYRLQTTFQPTPRMSTYLLAFVTGNLHKKSAKTKSGVDVNVWATTVQPAESLDFALDVATRSIEYFEDYFGVPYPLPKADHVALPDFSSGAMENWGLITYRERVLLDYPGQTSQGIREYIALVVAHETSHQWFGNLVTMRWWDDLWLNESFANMMEYQAVDAMFPQWEVWNQFIASEGLAAFRRDATYGVQSVHVDVHHPDEISTLFDGSIVYAKGGRLLNMLKHYIGEAAFRKGLSAYFTQHAYSNTRGDDLWAALSAASRKDVGTFMNPWLQRSGFPVVHVAQTSTDISLSQEHFLDDPSKADATRLWPVPVFANEVNAPEVFDTSQVKWTASKDSPVMVNMGARGHYLVDYQSTNTKKYIEQQVASQQLAEADRLMLLNSSAMLARAGHQSYGETLRLLTAYENEASEPVWDIIGLVASEVRRFVDLDESLEPAIKHLSRSIVQQQYKRLGWKPGKNESAADTKLRGLILGLGAYGEDEAILATMRTMFTDYAKKDVPLPAELRPLILSVPVKEGDAEAVEFLLNLHDTTHNSDLRGDACDALTATRDIAVAEKLLARLKDGKLVKPQDVDRWLIYLLRNRYTRDTAWQWMVDEWAWLQKTFENDKSYDYLPRYAATVVNTPEYEQKYHALFDSKLDQPMLQRNITIGYEEISARLAWLSRDLKAIQNFFKP from the coding sequence ATGAAAAAAGTTACTCGTTTATATACCCAGTTTCAGCCGGAAAAGTATGAGCTGGAAATCCGGCTCGATGAAGACAGCATGCGGTTTTCAGGGCGTGTTGTTGTGGCCGGGAAAAAGGTGGGGCGGCCCAGCCAGCGGCTAACGTTTCATGCAAATGGGGTGAAGGTCACCTCTGGGAAAATAGTAAGACGAGACAAAAAGGGCGAAGCAGAACTACCCCTCGCACGTATAAACCACCACAAATCTTTCCAAGAAGTGCGCCTGCATACCGAAAGCATGGCGTACCCTGGCGAATACACAGTGACCATGGAGTTCGAAGGCAAAATCACCGACGGCATGACCGGCATATACCCCTGCTATTGGAAAGACGCAGATGGCAAGGAACAGAAGTTGTTTGCCACTCAGTTCGAGAGTCACCATGCGCGCGAAGCCTTCCCGTGCATAGACGAGCCAGAAGCAAAGGCGGTGTTCGAGCTTACGCTCATGACGCAGGAGGGGGTGCAGGTTTTAAGCAACACACCTATAGCGGAACAAGGGGGAATCAAAGAGTCAAGGAGTCGAGGAGTCAAAGGCGCCAGTTCTACATCTGGGCATCTACAAACTACTAACTACCGACTACAAACTACCTTTCAACCAACACCACGTATGAGCACCTACCTCCTGGCGTTCGTCACGGGAAACCTACACAAGAAATCTGCCAAAACCAAATCTGGCGTGGATGTCAATGTGTGGGCCACCACAGTACAGCCAGCGGAGTCGCTCGACTTTGCACTCGATGTCGCTACGCGCAGCATAGAATATTTTGAAGATTATTTCGGCGTACCGTACCCACTGCCCAAGGCCGACCATGTTGCCCTGCCAGACTTTTCTAGCGGTGCCATGGAAAACTGGGGACTTATAACCTACCGAGAGCGAGTTTTACTAGACTACCCCGGCCAGACAAGTCAAGGTATACGCGAATACATTGCGCTGGTGGTGGCACACGAAACCAGCCACCAATGGTTCGGCAACCTCGTGACTATGCGCTGGTGGGACGACCTGTGGCTCAATGAATCCTTTGCCAACATGATGGAATACCAAGCGGTCGACGCCATGTTCCCACAGTGGGAGGTTTGGAACCAGTTTATTGCGAGCGAGGGTCTGGCTGCCTTCCGGCGCGACGCCACCTACGGCGTACAGTCCGTTCATGTCGACGTACACCACCCAGACGAAATCAGCACACTTTTCGACGGCAGCATCGTCTACGCCAAGGGCGGACGGCTGCTAAATATGCTCAAGCACTACATCGGCGAAGCCGCATTCCGCAAAGGACTGAGCGCATATTTCACCCAACACGCCTACAGCAATACCCGAGGTGATGACCTCTGGGCGGCGCTCAGCGCAGCCAGCAGAAAAGATGTTGGCACATTTATGAACCCGTGGCTTCAGCGTTCCGGCTTTCCGGTCGTACACGTCGCCCAAACCTCTACGGACATTTCTCTTAGCCAAGAGCACTTTCTTGACGACCCCAGCAAAGCCGATGCTACCCGGCTGTGGCCAGTGCCGGTATTTGCAAACGAAGTGAACGCTCCAGAGGTATTTGATACATCCCAGGTGAAATGGACCGCTTCAAAGGACAGTCCTGTTATGGTGAATATGGGAGCGCGCGGGCATTATCTCGTCGACTACCAGTCTACAAACACCAAGAAATACATAGAGCAGCAGGTGGCCTCGCAGCAGCTCGCCGAAGCTGACAGACTTATGCTACTGAATAGCAGCGCTATGCTGGCTCGGGCGGGCCACCAGAGCTACGGCGAAACATTACGACTCCTCACCGCCTACGAAAACGAAGCCAGTGAGCCAGTCTGGGATATCATCGGCCTGGTTGCTAGCGAAGTGCGGCGGTTTGTAGACCTCGACGAATCGCTCGAGCCAGCCATAAAACACCTCAGTCGTAGCATAGTGCAGCAACAATACAAGCGGCTTGGCTGGAAACCGGGCAAAAACGAATCTGCCGCCGACACAAAGCTTCGCGGCCTCATACTGGGGCTTGGCGCGTACGGCGAAGACGAAGCAATCCTCGCCACCATGCGCACAATGTTTACTGACTACGCAAAAAAGGATGTCCCCCTACCCGCCGAGTTGCGTCCACTCATACTGTCTGTGCCTGTCAAAGAAGGCGACGCGGAAGCCGTCGAGTTCCTTCTGAACCTTCACGATACCACCCACAACAGCGACCTGAGGGGCGACGCTTGCGATGCCCTGACCGCCACGCGCGACATAGCCGTTGCCGAAAAACTCTTGGCCCGACTTAAAGACGGCAAGCTCGTCAAACCACAAGATGTCGACCGCTGGCTTATTTACCTACTCCGCAACCGCTACACGCGTGACACCGCCTGGCAATGGATGGTAGATGAATGGGCTTGGTTGCAGAAAACGTTTGAAAATGACAAATCGTACGACTACCTCCCCCGCTACGCCGCCACCGTGGTTAACACGCCGGAGTACGAGCAAAAATACCACGCTTTGTTCGACAGCAAACTCGACCAGCCCATGCTGCAACGCAACATAACTATCGGCTACGAAGAAATCTCCGCCCGCCTCGCCTGGCTCTCCCGCGACCTCAAAGCCATTCAGAATTTTTTTAAGCCATAA
- a CDS encoding ribonuclease HII has protein sequence MAVIVGIDEVGRGCWAGPLVAAAVILPPNPFWEDCPPKGGATVLRDSKKLSKKQREFLVTQIQSQAVAYGVGWVTPGEVDELGLTKSVRLAMLRAVMKLHETTTEYDEIIIDGNYNFFADRESSDLSRLYVKGRNFHVRAVVRADDTVPAVSAASILAKVARDDYMAQMSHKYSGYGFEKHVGYGTAAHVAALNQYGVTDLHRKSFRPIRAYLADRDNLASPF, from the coding sequence ATGGCGGTCATAGTCGGTATAGACGAAGTAGGGCGAGGCTGTTGGGCCGGCCCCCTTGTCGCCGCCGCGGTAATACTACCTCCAAATCCATTTTGGGAGGACTGTCCTCCCAAGGGTGGGGCGACGGTGCTGCGCGATAGCAAGAAACTTAGCAAAAAACAGCGGGAGTTTCTTGTGACGCAAATCCAATCCCAAGCGGTGGCTTACGGTGTTGGCTGGGTGACCCCAGGTGAAGTGGATGAGCTTGGTCTGACGAAATCAGTTCGTTTGGCAATGCTACGGGCTGTGATGAAGCTGCATGAAACAACAACCGAATATGACGAAATAATCATAGACGGCAACTATAACTTCTTTGCAGACCGTGAAAGCTCCGACCTTTCACGGTTATATGTGAAAGGTCGGAACTTTCACGTACGGGCGGTGGTGCGAGCGGATGATACGGTGCCTGCGGTGAGTGCGGCCAGCATACTGGCTAAGGTTGCGCGTGATGATTACATGGCGCAAATGAGCCACAAGTACTCAGGCTATGGTTTCGAGAAACACGTCGGGTACGGTACGGCGGCGCATGTAGCTGCCCTCAACCAGTATGGAGTTACGGACTTACATCGGAAATCGTTTCGGCCTATACGTGCTTATCTCGCGGATCGAGACAACTTAGCTTCGCCGTTTTAG
- a CDS encoding GIY-YIG nuclease family protein, with the protein MRSYYVYILTNPSRTTLYTGMTNDLERRVWEHQSKQIDGFTKKYNCSCLVYYEEAGDALTAIAREKEIKGWTRQKKEKLIDTLNPDREDLSLSLKMTQVKSGE; encoded by the coding sequence ATGAGGTCGTACTACGTATATATACTGACTAATCCTTCGCGCACAACCTTATATACGGGCATGACGAATGATTTAGAGCGAAGGGTATGGGAGCATCAATCCAAGCAAATTGATGGTTTCACTAAGAAATACAACTGTAGCTGCCTTGTGTATTACGAGGAGGCAGGCGATGCCTTAACGGCTATTGCTAGAGAAAAAGAAATCAAGGGATGGACTAGGCAGAAAAAAGAAAAATTGATTGACACGCTGAATCCAGACAGGGAAGATCTTTCGCTTTCGCTCAAGATGACACAGGTGAAGTCTGGTGAGTAA